The nucleotide window CCGCCCGAGCGTCGTCACACTCAAGACCGTGGACGGCCGCGAAATTCGAGTCAGCACACTCACCGGCACGTCCTCGTCGGCCGCGGAGTTGGTGTCGGCGGACGCAACCGCCGATGCGGCACCGTCGGGCACCTTCGTTTTGACGTGCGGCAAGACGCTGGAGATCGAGAAAGGCCGTCTAGTCGGTGGCACCGCCGCTTCCGGCCAAATCCCCGACTGGGCCGTCTTCTACTTGCTGCCAGCAGATCGCGAGCGGTCCCAGTAGTCGGGTACGGAGTCGTCAATCCTCAGGCTTCGCTCGGAGTGCCGTTATGCAATGGGTAATCAAGACCACCAAGCTCTGCAATCTGCGATGCAAGTATTGCTACGAGTGGGACCACCTGTCCGACCCGACCAGGATGTCGGAGGATGTGTGGACACACGCTCTGGTGACCATCCGCGACTACGCCGAGTTGACGAGTCAGCGCTGCGGCTACGACATTCCGCTCGATATCATTTGGCACGGCGGCGAGCCGACACTGCTACCGCGACCCTATTTCGAGCGCGTTTTCGCACTTCAGCGGGAGATTTTTCCAAACGAATGGATTGAAAGCCGCCGGGTGAGAAACGTACTGCAAACGAATCTCTACGCCGTGAAGGACGCGCACCTGGACGTATTCGAAGAATACGAAATTGAACTCGGTGTCTCCGTCGATTTCTCACAGGGCGTGCGATTGACGGCGGGCGGCCGTCCGACCGAAGTAGCGGTGCGGGCGAACCTGCGCCGTCTACAGGAAAGAGGCTTGCCCTTCAGCATCATTACGGTGCTGGCCGCACATACGGTAAGTCGGATCAGGCAGGTGTTCGAGGAGATCACTCAGCTGGGGAAGCCGGCGCGGCTGCTGCCTCTGTTCAGCGGCCCGTCGGCGCGGCCGATGGATGGCGTGACAATCGACAAGTCGGCGATTCTCGACGCGATGATGGTGTTTTTTGACCTGTGGATCTCGGCCGGCATGACCCCGCGGGTAGATCCTCTTGACCATTACGTGCGCACAATAATCCTGAAACGTCTGGGCTTGGTGCGCCCGAGGCAAGACCGCGCGCTGTTGGGCAACGACGTCCTCGTCATCGACCGTGATGGCACGCTGACCTGTGACGCCTATCGTGAGCACGGGAACCTCGGAAACCTCACCGAGAAACCCATCGAGGACATCGTCGATGGCGCCACCTACCGCAGCCTCGTCGCTGAGGAGGCACGCCTGAAGGAAGCGGTGTGTACCTCGTGCGCCTTCCTGGGTGCCTGCGACACCAGCCCGATCGCGCGGCATTTCGACAGCCACCTCCTCAAAGACTGTCCGGTCGACAGATATCTGCTGCCCCGCATCGAAGCCCATCTTGAAAAGACGGGCTTCTTGGACGACAACTTCGACACCATCGCCCGCGAAGTCACCGCGGCTCACGTCGCGGACGCATTCGAGGCGACCGTTTCGTACTCGTGATGCTCGCCCGGGGCTAGACCGACGAGTCGATCGGCTGGCGCTTACGCCACCGCGATCGTGCCGCGCCCAGCGCCTGCTCCCAGGCGAGCATCGTCGTGGCCTTGAGGTTGGCCGGTTTGATGCTGTCCTTGGACAGCATCGCCGTCGCCGCGGCCTTCGTCGCGCCAGATGCCTTCGAGATATGACCGGAATCGAACGGCGGCTGCGGGTCGTACTCGATCATGAGCTGGATCGCCTTGGCGCGGCTCTCCCCGCCCAGCTGCCCGGCCAGCCACAGCGCGAGGTCTAGGCCCGCTGATACGCCGGCGCTGGTAACCACGTTGTCCTGGTAAACGATTCGCTCGTCGGCGACGGGGATGGCACCGAAGGCCTTGAGCGCGGGGACAGTCAACCAATGCGATGTAGCGCGCCGGTCCTGCAGCAGGCCAGCGGCGGCCAGAATCACCGAGCCCGAGCATACCGATGTCGTCCAGCTGGCGGTCTGGTGAGCCCGACGCAGCCAACCGAGCAGCTCCTCGTCACGCGCATGCACAGGCGTCGACGGTCCTCCTGGCACGAGAATCACATCGGGCGAGGGTGTTTCGGCTAGCGAATGCGTGGCGCCGAGCACCAGTACGCCGGAGTCGGCGGTTACGGGCCCGGATTCATGCCAGACGAATCGCACCTCGGTGTGCGGGAGGTTGCGCAGCACCTCGTACGGGCCGATCATGTCCAGCGCCGTAAATCCTGGATAGGCGACGAATGCGATTTGCGTCATCGGTGTTCTCCTTACTGGTTAGCTCAAAGACTGGTTAGGCGAAGGCCTTGCGGTATTGGTCCGGCGAGATCCCGATCCGGCGGATGAAGTTGCGCCGCATCGTTTCGGCGGTGCCGAACCCGCATCTGGCGGCGATTGCGACGATGGTGTCGTCGGTCTCCTCCAATTGGCGGCGCGCGGCTTCGGTGCGGATACGGTCCACGTACTGGCCCGGGGTCTCGCCCACTTCGTCGGTGAACACCCGGGTGAAATGACGTGGGCTCATCGCCACCCGCCGGGCCAGGTCGTCAATGCTGTGCGAGCCGCCCGGTTGCGATTCGATGGCCTGCTGAACATCGCGGATGGACACCCGCTTGGCTCGCGGCATCCACACCGGCGCTGCGAACTGCGTCTGCCCGCCCGGGCGCCGCAAATACAGCACCAGCCAGCGGGCGACTGTTTGGGCGATTTCGGTGCCGTGGTCGTCCTCGATCAGCGCCAGCGAGAGGTCGATTCCCGCGGTCACCCCGGCGGCCGTCCATACCGTCTCCGAACTGCGGATGAAAATCGGGTCGGCATCGACGTCGACGGCGGGAAACTCGCACGCCAGCCGGTCGGCGAAGGCCCAGTGGGTGGTGACTCGGCTACCGTCAAGCAACCCCGCCTCGGCCGCGAGAAACGCCCCGGTACACACGGTGACGATGCGGCGGGCCGTGCCCGAAACGGCTTTGATCCAGTCCATCAACTCGTGGTTGCCACGTGCGGCGTCGACGCCTCCGCCGCCGGGGAGAACAACCGTGTCCACCGCGCTCGGGTCGGGCAGTCGGGTCGTCAGAAAGGCCAGACCGGTCCCGGTGGTCACCGGTTGCTCGTCGACGGAGGCCAGCGCCACGTCGTAGCCGCCCCCGGTTAGCAGCGATGCGCCGGCGAAGACCTCGAACGGGCCCACCACGTCGAGCGGCTGAACACCGGGAAAGCCCACGATGATCACTGTACGAACCACGGATTCAATGGTCGTCGAGCAACGGCATGTCGTCTACGCCATGTAACCCACAAATTTGGACACGCCCGGTGTGGGCGGCCCTGAAATTCGACTCCCATGCCGGTCTTGGCAGACTGTTCGCATGGCACAGATAACTTTGCGCGGAAATGCGATCAATACCGTCGGCGAGCTACCCGCCGTCGGATCTCCGGCCCCCAACTTTGCCCTCACGGGTGACGATCTCGGGCCGGTCGGCAACGACCAGTTCCGCGGCAAGACCGTCGTGCTGAATATCTTTCCGTCCGTCGATACGCCGGTGTGTGCGGCCAGTGTGCGCACTTTCAACGAGCGAGCCGCCGCCAGCGGGCTCAGCGTGCTGTGTGTCTCGAAAGACCTGCCGTTTGCCCTCAAGCGATTCTGTGGCGCGGAGGGGATCGAGAACGTCGCGACGGCTTCAGCATTTCGGGACAGCTTCGGCGAGGACTATGGCGTCACCATCACCGACGGCCCAATGGCCGGTTTATTGGCCCGCGCCATCGTGGTAGTCGGCGCCGACGGCAACGTCGCCTACACCGAACTGGTGCCGGAAATAGCCCAAGAGCCTGACTACGACGCCGCGCTGGCCGCCGCAAAGGCCTGACCGCGCGAGCGGCATAACGCCTACAGGCCGGCACGCTGCGCAAGCAACGCCCGGTGATAGGCACTGCTGCCGAACAGGGCTTCGGTGGTCTTGGCCCGGCGAAAGTACAGCTGCAGATCGTGTTCCCAGGTGAAGGCGATGCCGCCATGAACCTGGATCGCCGCGCCGGTGCACAACACGTAAGTGTCCGCGGCTTGCGCCTTCGCCAGTGGCGCGGCGACGTCGAGCTCGTGTCCGTTGGCCGCGCACATCGCCGCGAACATCACCGCCGCCCGGGTCGCATCGATTTCGATCATCATGTCCGCGCAGCTGTGCTTGATGGCCTGAAATGAGCCGATCGACCGATCGAATTGCTTTCGGCTCTTGGCGTATGTGACAGCCAGCTGCAGGCAGGCCTCGGCACCGCCGAGCATCTCGGCGGCCAGCAGTGCTCGGGCGACGTCCAGCAGGCGTTGACCGGCGTCGGGGGGGCCGGCGGTCAGGGCTTCGGCCGGGGCCTGATCGAGCTGTAGCTTGGCGACGGGGCGGGTGATGTCGAACGAGGGCAGGCGCACGACGGTGACCCCTGGTGCGTCGGCGGCCAGCACGTGCCAGACCACGGCGCCATTGGCCGCGGCCGGGACGACGAACAGGTCCGCCACCTGGCCGTGTAACACCGGGGCGCACTCGCCGGTGAGCATCGGGACATCGCCATGACACTGCGCTCGTACGGTTGCCGTGGTTGGGTCGATGTCGCCGGGGCGACCGGCCGCGAGTGCCCCGATCCGATCGCCACAGAGCAGATCGGTGAGTAGGCTCTTGCGCTGCTCTTCATCGCCCATACGAAGGATCGCTTCGATCGCAAACGTCGTGGCCACGTACGGAATTGGCGTGAGCGCCCGTCCGAGTTCACCGAATGCGATCGCGGTCTCGACGAGCGTGGCACCCACACCGCCGTACTCTGCCGGCGTATGCAGAGCGGGCAACTCGAGTTCGGCACATAGCCGCTGCCAAAGCCGGCGGTCGTGACCGTCGGCGCTGGCCACTTCTCGGACCCGTGCCGACGGGGCCCGATCACGCAGAAAGCCCCGAAGCGATGCGCGGAATTCCTCCTGTTCGGCGCTGTAGCGGAAGTCCATGTCAAGGCCCGCCCTGCCCGGTAGTCGAGAGTGGTTCCTTGGGAAGTCCGAGCAGTCGCTCGCCGATCACGTTGCGTTGGATTTGCGAGCTGCCGGCATAGATCGTCGCGGCACGGGAGTACAGCAGCTCGTCCATCCAGCACGCGGGGGAGTTGGCCGTGCCCGCCTCGGGTACCACCCGCGCTCCGCCGTTGCCCGGGCCGTGCGGGCTAAGCGCCTCGAGCCCGAGAATGTCGGCGGCCAGGTCGGTGCAACGTCGGAAATATTCGCTCCAGATGACCTTGGTGATCGCCGCTTCGGCCCCAGGTTGTGACCCGTTCAGCGACAAGGTGAGCCCTCGATAGCCGCGGTACCGCATGATCTGGACGCGCGAATAGCACCACGCCAGCCCGGCCCGGATGTGCGGGTCGGTGTGCAAACCGCGTTCTCGTGCCAACTCGCACAGGCGCTCCAGGTCACGACCAAATCCGATAGCAGCTGTGGTGATTTGAGATCCGCGTTCAAAGCCGAGCAGGGTCATCGCGGTCGACCATCCGCTGCCGACCCCGCCGACAACGTTGACCGACGCGGTACGGGCATCGGTGAAGAACACTTCACTGAATGAACAATGTCCGGCCGCGTTGACGATCGGTCGTACCGTGACCCCTGGCTGATCCATCGGCACCAGCAGCAACGACAGGCCCCTATGTTTCGGAGCGCTTGGGTTTGTTCTGGCAAGCAGGAAGATCCAGTTTGCGGTTTGCCCGGCTGACGTCCAGATCTTCTGCCCGTTGATCACCCATTCATTCGAGCCTGAGCCATCGAGCACGGCCCTGGTGCGGACGGCGGCCAAATCCGACCCGGCGTCCGGCTCGGAGAATCCCTGGCACCAGCGATCCTCGCCGGACAAAATGCGCGGCAGAAAGTGGCTTTTTTGCTCCGCGGATCCCAACTTGATCAAGGTGTTGCCCAGCAGTTCGATTCCGAGCAAGTCGTTTTCGGCGGGCTCGGGCGCCCCGGCGCGGGCAAACTCCTCGGCGAGTACCACTTGCTCGATCGCGGACAGACCACCGCCGCCGTATCGCTTCGGCCAGGACACGGCAACCAAACCGTGGGCAACCAGCGACCGGCGCCAATTCCGGGTGAAGGTTTCCCGCTCGTCAGGCGTCAGGGCTCCAGGCCCGGACCAACCGGCCGGTAGGTGTGTTGCTAGGAAAGCACGGATGCGGCCACGGAACGCTTCCGCATCGGGCGGGTAGGTGACATCCACTCTGTACCCTGGTCAGGGCCGCTGCTTGACGGCCGGTGGAATCTCGGGTGTGGCACGCCAGTCGTCAAGACCGTACTCGACCGTTCCATAGGACAGCTTGCCGCCGGTGACCTCCCCCCAGTGCGCATGATTGAGCTGGTGGATCTTGAAACATCCGTCGAGTGCCGTCGTGAAGCCCATGGCATCGACGGTCTGATTCACCGACTCCTTGATAAGTAGCGCCGCCATGGTCGGCAGCTTTGCAATTCTGCGAGCGAATTCTATTGTGCTGTTTGTCAATTCACTGTCAGCAAAAACCTTGCTGACCATCCCGAGGGCGTGGGCTTCGTCAGCGTCGATCGAGTCACCGGTCAGTAGCAGTTCCTTGGCCTTGCGCGGCCCGAACTCCCAGGGATGACCGAAGTACTCCACCCCACACATGCCCAGCCGGGTACCGACGACGTCGGCGAAGATCGTGTCCTGGCTGGCGACGATCAGGTCGCAACACCACGCCAGCATCAAGCCCGCCGACAGCACCGTCCCGTGCACCTGGGCAACGGTGATCTTGCGTAGATTGCGCCACCTTTTGGTGTTCTCGAAGTAGTAGTGCCATTCCTGGCGGTTCCGCGATTCCACCCCGCCGAAGGTACCGCCGTTGCACCGGTAGGTGGAGTGCTGATCCGGCCCCGGTGACCGCTCGCGCACATCGTCAGCCGAGCCCAGGTCGTGTCCGGCGGAAAAGGCGGGGCCCGCGGCACGCAGGATGACCACACGCACCGCGTCGTCACCTTCGGCGCGGTCAAAGGCGGCACCCAACTCGACCAACATTCCGCGTGTCTGGGCGTTGCGCTGTTTTGGGCGGTCGAGCGTGATCGCCGCGATGCGGCCGTCGTCAAGAGTTTCGTACCGGATGTACCGAAAATCGGCGAGGGAATCCGGCGCCGACCGCCCGCCGTCGGATCGGCGATCGACCGGACTGACCCCGGTGACGCTCATGGCGGCTCCTCACTGCTCACTGCGCGCGGAACGGGTGACGTGTGCGAGGTTACGCGGCGACCGAGCGAAATGTCCATAGCCAATACGCATCTAACTCTCTATCTGAGTCATAAATTCCCAAGCAAAGTGGGTCTTGTAAGTACTAAAGTATCTTGCTAGTACTGTGATATACCTACAGAAGGCGCGGTCGCAGCGCGCCGGACATCTAAGCCGGGCACAACCGAGAAGGGTTCACGATGGAGATCGGAATATTCCTCATGCCGGCCCATCCGCCGGAGCGCAGCCTCTACGACGCGACCCAATGGGATCTCGACATCATTGAGCTGGCAGATCAGCTGGGCTACGTGGAAGCCTGGGTCGGCGAGCACTTCACCGTGCCGTGGGAGCCGATCTGCGCACCCGATCTGCTGTTGGCGCAGGCGTTGCTACGCACGAAGCGGATCAAGCTCGCGCCGGGCGCTCATCTCCTGCCGTACCACCACCCGGTCGAACTTGCCCACCGGGTGGCGTACTTCGATCACCTCGCCCAGGGCCGCTTCATGTTGGGCGTGGGTGCCAGCGGTATTCCGGGCGACTGGGCGCTCTACGACGTGGACGGCAAGAACGGCGAACATCGCGAGATGACCCGGGAAGCGCTGGAAATCATGTTGCGCATCTGGACCGAGGACGAGCCGTGGGAGCATCGCGGGAAGTACTGGAACGCCAACGGAATCGCACCAATGTTCGAGGGTCTGATGCGGCGCCACATCAAGCCCTATCAACAACCTCACCCACCCATCGGCGTGACCGGCTTCAGCGCCGGGTCGGAGACGCTTAAGCTGGCCGGCGAGCGAGGCTACCTTCCGATGAGTTTGGATCTCAACACCGAATATGTCGCCACCCACTGGGATGCCGTGCTGGAAGGCGCGGAACGCAGTGGCCGGACGCCGGATCGTCGTGATTGGCGACTGGTACGTGAGGTGTTGGTGGCTGAGACCGATGAGCAGGCTTTCCGGTATGCCGTCGACGGCACCATGGGGCGAGCCATGCGTGAGTATGTGTTGCCAACGTTCCGCATGTTCGGCATGACGAAGTTCTACAAGCACAACCCCACGGTGCCCGACGACGATGTAACACCGGAATATCTCGCCGAAAACACCTTCGTGGTGGGCTCGGTCGAGACGGTGGTCGACAAGCTGGAGGCCACCTACGACCAGGTTGGTGGTTTTGGCCATCTGCTCATTCTGGGATTCGACTATCGGGAGAACCCCGGTCCCTGGAAGGAGTCAATGCGGCTACTGGCCGACGAAGTCATGCCCAGACTCAATGCGCGCCTCGCCAACAAACCCCAGAAGCCCGCGGCCGCGATCGTCTAGCGGTCCTCGAAAAGGGCGAGAAGGGATACCGCAATGACGGTTCGACAGGTCACCGTCGGTTACGCGGACGGCACGCACAAGACCATGCCGGTGCGTCCGGACCAGTCGATGCTGGAGGCCGCCGAGGAACACGGCGTTGCCATTGTCAACGAATGCCAAAGCGGGATATGCGGCACCTGTGTGGCCACGTGCACCTCGGGACAATACGAGATGGGCCGCACCGAGGGTCTGTCCGACGTCGAGCGCGCGGCTCGAAAGATCCTCACCTGCCAGACATTCGCCACCGCTGACTGTCGGATCGAGCTGCAGTATCCGATCGACGACAACGCGGCACTACTGGTCACCGGCGACGGTGTGGTGACCGGGGTCGACCTGGTATCGCCCAGCACCGCCATCCTGCGGGTGGATGTTTCGGCCATGGCGGGCAAGATCCGATACAAGGCGGGCCAGTTCGCCCAATTGCAGGTGCCCGGGACCAACGCGTGGCGCAATTACTCTTATGCGCATCCATGCGACGGTAGTGGTGAGTTGGAGTTCATTGTCCGGCTGCTACCGCAGGGCGCAATGTCGGACTATCTGCGTGACCGCGCCAAGCCGGGCGACCACATTGCGGTGCGCGGCAGCAAAGGAAACTTCTATCTGCGCCCCGGTGCGCGGCCGATGATCCTGGTCGCGGGCGGCACCGGTCTCTCGGCGATCCTGGCCATCGCCCAGAGTCTGGACCCTGCTGTTGCACAACCGGTATGCCTGCTCTACGGGGTGACTTCCGCCGCGGACCTGTGCAAGCTCGATGAGCTCACGGCGCTGCGACGCCGGGTCCCCGGCCTGGAAGTGCACACCATCGTCGCTCGTCCGGACGCCGAATGGGATGGACCGACAGGGGTGGTCACCGACTTGCTAACGGAGCGGATGCTGGCCGGTGGCGATGCCGACGTCTACCTGTGCGGTCCAGACGCGATGGTTGAAGCGACCCGAAGATGGCTGACGGACAAGGGCTTCCATAGTGTCGGTCTGTACTTCGAGAAGTTCGTGGCCAGTGGGGCGGCACGCCGCCTCAACCCGGCGCGGATCGACTATTCGGCTCTGAACATTGCCGACGTGCGCCGCCGCGGACGCGGCACCGCGGTGGTGATCGGCGGAAGTATCGCCGGCATCGCCGCGGCCAAGGCATGTAGTGAGACCTTCCAGCGGGTCATTGTTCTCGAGAAGGACGACCCGCACCCTCGCCGTGAGGGCAGGCCGGGCGCCGCGCAGGGCTGGCACCTTCATCATCTACTCACTGCCGGGCAGATCGAGTTGGAGCGCTTCTTCCCCGGCATCGTCGACGACATGGTCCGTGAGGGCGCGTTCAAAGTCGACATGGCAGCCCAATACCGAATTCGCCTGGGCGGCACCTGGAAGAAGCCCGGCACTAGCGATATCGAGATCGTGTGCGCCGGTCGGCCGCTATTGGAATGGTGTGTGCGCCGCAGACTCGACAGCGAACCTCGGATCGACTTCCGCTACGAGTCGGAGGTCAACGACCTGCTGTTCGACCGTGACACCAACACGGTCATCGGAGTCGGTGTTCAGCGCGATGGCGGCGAACTCGAGGTGATACCGGCCGAATTCGTCGTGGATGCCTCCGGCAAGAACACCCGGGTACCAGAGTTCTTGGAGCGCATTGGCATTGGCGCCCCCGAGGTCGAACAGGACATTATCAACTGCTTCTACTCCACAATGCAGCACAAAGTCCCGCCGGAGCGACAGTGGCAGGACAAGGTGATGGTGATCTGCTATGCGTACCGACCATTCGAGGACACCTACGCCGCGCAGTACTACACCGACAGCTCGCGCAGCATCCTGTCCACGTCGCTGGTCGCCTACAACTGTTACTCGCCGCCGCGTACCGCACGGGAATTTCGCGAGTTCGCCAATCTCATGCCTTCGCCGGTCATTGGGGAGAACATCGACGGGCTGGAACCCGCGTCGCCGATCTACAACTTCCGCTATCCGAACATGCTGCGGCTGCACTATGAGAAGAAGCGAAATCTGCCGCGCGCACTGCTGGCCGTAGGCGACGCGTACACCAGCGCGGATCCAGTGTCCGGCCTGGGTATGAGCTTGGCACTCAAGGAAGTTCGGGAAATGCAGCTGCTCCTGGGCAAGTACGGTCCGAGCCACCGCGATTTGCCTCGCCGGTACTACCGCGCCATCACCAAGATGGCCGACACCGCCTGGTTTGTGATCCGTGAGCAGAACCTGCGCTTTGACTGGATGAAAGACGTGGACAAAAAGCGTCCCTGCTATTTCGGGGTGCTCACCTGGTACATGGACCGGCTGCTGGAGTTGGTCCACGACGATCTCGACGCCTATCGCGAGTTTCTGGCGGTTGTCCACCTGGTAAAGCCGCCATCGGCGCTAATGAAGCCCCGGATAGCCAGCCGCGTGATCGGCAAGTGGGCACGGACCAGGTTGTCAGGGCAGAAGACGTTGATCGAACGCAACTACGAAAATCGTTCGGCACCAGCCGCGCCCACCGATCAGCTCGTAGGCGCCTAGAAAAGGGGCGAAGATGTCACAGGTTCATCGGTTGCTGAACTGCCGGGGCACCCGGATCCATGCCGTCGAGGCAGGCCCAACCGGACCCGACCGCCCGCTGGTGGTGCTGTTGCACGGGTTTCCGGAGTCCTGGTACTCGTGGCGCCATCAGATTCCCGCGCTGGCCGCCGCCGGCTACCACGTGGTAGCCATCGACCAGCGCGGGTATGGACGCTCGTCTAAGTTTCGGGTGCAAAAGGCCTATCGCATCAAGGAATTGGTCGGTGACGTGGTTGGCGTCATCGATGCCTGTTCCGC belongs to Mycobacterium basiliense and includes:
- a CDS encoding FAD-binding oxidoreductase produces the protein MTVRQVTVGYADGTHKTMPVRPDQSMLEAAEEHGVAIVNECQSGICGTCVATCTSGQYEMGRTEGLSDVERAARKILTCQTFATADCRIELQYPIDDNAALLVTGDGVVTGVDLVSPSTAILRVDVSAMAGKIRYKAGQFAQLQVPGTNAWRNYSYAHPCDGSGELEFIVRLLPQGAMSDYLRDRAKPGDHIAVRGSKGNFYLRPGARPMILVAGGTGLSAILAIAQSLDPAVAQPVCLLYGVTSAADLCKLDELTALRRRVPGLEVHTIVARPDAEWDGPTGVVTDLLTERMLAGGDADVYLCGPDAMVEATRRWLTDKGFHSVGLYFEKFVASGAARRLNPARIDYSALNIADVRRRGRGTAVVIGGSIAGIAAAKACSETFQRVIVLEKDDPHPRREGRPGAAQGWHLHHLLTAGQIELERFFPGIVDDMVREGAFKVDMAAQYRIRLGGTWKKPGTSDIEIVCAGRPLLEWCVRRRLDSEPRIDFRYESEVNDLLFDRDTNTVIGVGVQRDGGELEVIPAEFVVDASGKNTRVPEFLERIGIGAPEVEQDIINCFYSTMQHKVPPERQWQDKVMVICYAYRPFEDTYAAQYYTDSSRSILSTSLVAYNCYSPPRTAREFREFANLMPSPVIGENIDGLEPASPIYNFRYPNMLRLHYEKKRNLPRALLAVGDAYTSADPVSGLGMSLALKEVREMQLLLGKYGPSHRDLPRRYYRAITKMADTAWFVIREQNLRFDWMKDVDKKRPCYFGVLTWYMDRLLELVHDDLDAYREFLAVVHLVKPPSALMKPRIASRVIGKWARTRLSGQKTLIERNYENRSAPAAPTDQLVGA
- a CDS encoding acyl-CoA dehydrogenase is translated as MDVTYPPDAEAFRGRIRAFLATHLPAGWSGPGALTPDERETFTRNWRRSLVAHGLVAVSWPKRYGGGGLSAIEQVVLAEEFARAGAPEPAENDLLGIELLGNTLIKLGSAEQKSHFLPRILSGEDRWCQGFSEPDAGSDLAAVRTRAVLDGSGSNEWVINGQKIWTSAGQTANWIFLLARTNPSAPKHRGLSLLLVPMDQPGVTVRPIVNAAGHCSFSEVFFTDARTASVNVVGGVGSGWSTAMTLLGFERGSQITTAAIGFGRDLERLCELARERGLHTDPHIRAGLAWCYSRVQIMRYRGYRGLTLSLNGSQPGAEAAITKVIWSEYFRRCTDLAADILGLEALSPHGPGNGGARVVPEAGTANSPACWMDELLYSRAATIYAGSSQIQRNVIGERLLGLPKEPLSTTGQGGP
- a CDS encoding acyl-CoA dehydrogenase family protein; this translates as MDFRYSAEQEEFRASLRGFLRDRAPSARVREVASADGHDRRLWQRLCAELELPALHTPAEYGGVGATLVETAIAFGELGRALTPIPYVATTFAIEAILRMGDEEQRKSLLTDLLCGDRIGALAAGRPGDIDPTTATVRAQCHGDVPMLTGECAPVLHGQVADLFVVPAAANGAVVWHVLAADAPGVTVVRLPSFDITRPVAKLQLDQAPAEALTAGPPDAGQRLLDVARALLAAEMLGGAEACLQLAVTYAKSRKQFDRSIGSFQAIKHSCADMMIEIDATRAAVMFAAMCAANGHELDVAAPLAKAQAADTYVLCTGAAIQVHGGIAFTWEHDLQLYFRRAKTTEALFGSSAYHRALLAQRAGL
- a CDS encoding GlxA family transcriptional regulator, translating into MVRTVIIVGFPGVQPLDVVGPFEVFAGASLLTGGGYDVALASVDEQPVTTGTGLAFLTTRLPDPSAVDTVVLPGGGGVDAARGNHELMDWIKAVSGTARRIVTVCTGAFLAAEAGLLDGSRVTTHWAFADRLACEFPAVDVDADPIFIRSSETVWTAAGVTAGIDLSLALIEDDHGTEIAQTVARWLVLYLRRPGGQTQFAAPVWMPRAKRVSIRDVQQAIESQPGGSHSIDDLARRVAMSPRHFTRVFTDEVGETPGQYVDRIRTEAARRQLEETDDTIVAIAARCGFGTAETMRRNFIRRIGISPDQYRKAFA
- the tpx gene encoding thiol peroxidase, producing MAQITLRGNAINTVGELPAVGSPAPNFALTGDDLGPVGNDQFRGKTVVLNIFPSVDTPVCAASVRTFNERAAASGLSVLCVSKDLPFALKRFCGAEGIENVATASAFRDSFGEDYGVTITDGPMAGLLARAIVVVGADGNVAYTELVPEIAQEPDYDAALAAAKA
- a CDS encoding radical SAM protein codes for the protein MQWVIKTTKLCNLRCKYCYEWDHLSDPTRMSEDVWTHALVTIRDYAELTSQRCGYDIPLDIIWHGGEPTLLPRPYFERVFALQREIFPNEWIESRRVRNVLQTNLYAVKDAHLDVFEEYEIELGVSVDFSQGVRLTAGGRPTEVAVRANLRRLQERGLPFSIITVLAAHTVSRIRQVFEEITQLGKPARLLPLFSGPSARPMDGVTIDKSAILDAMMVFFDLWISAGMTPRVDPLDHYVRTIILKRLGLVRPRQDRALLGNDVLVIDRDGTLTCDAYREHGNLGNLTEKPIEDIVDGATYRSLVAEEARLKEAVCTSCAFLGACDTSPIARHFDSHLLKDCPVDRYLLPRIEAHLEKTGFLDDNFDTIAREVTAAHVADAFEATVSYS
- a CDS encoding LLM class flavin-dependent oxidoreductase, with translation MEIGIFLMPAHPPERSLYDATQWDLDIIELADQLGYVEAWVGEHFTVPWEPICAPDLLLAQALLRTKRIKLAPGAHLLPYHHPVELAHRVAYFDHLAQGRFMLGVGASGIPGDWALYDVDGKNGEHREMTREALEIMLRIWTEDEPWEHRGKYWNANGIAPMFEGLMRRHIKPYQQPHPPIGVTGFSAGSETLKLAGERGYLPMSLDLNTEYVATHWDAVLEGAERSGRTPDRRDWRLVREVLVAETDEQAFRYAVDGTMGRAMREYVLPTFRMFGMTKFYKHNPTVPDDDVTPEYLAENTFVVGSVETVVDKLEATYDQVGGFGHLLILGFDYRENPGPWKESMRLLADEVMPRLNARLANKPQKPAAAIV
- a CDS encoding DJ-1/PfpI family protein — protein: MTQIAFVAYPGFTALDMIGPYEVLRNLPHTEVRFVWHESGPVTADSGVLVLGATHSLAETPSPDVILVPGGPSTPVHARDEELLGWLRRAHQTASWTTSVCSGSVILAAAGLLQDRRATSHWLTVPALKAFGAIPVADERIVYQDNVVTSAGVSAGLDLALWLAGQLGGESRAKAIQLMIEYDPQPPFDSGHISKASGATKAAATAMLSKDSIKPANLKATTMLAWEQALGAARSRWRKRQPIDSSV
- a CDS encoding enoyl-CoA hydratase, translated to MSVTGVSPVDRRSDGGRSAPDSLADFRYIRYETLDDGRIAAITLDRPKQRNAQTRGMLVELGAAFDRAEGDDAVRVVILRAAGPAFSAGHDLGSADDVRERSPGPDQHSTYRCNGGTFGGVESRNRQEWHYYFENTKRWRNLRKITVAQVHGTVLSAGLMLAWCCDLIVASQDTIFADVVGTRLGMCGVEYFGHPWEFGPRKAKELLLTGDSIDADEAHALGMVSKVFADSELTNSTIEFARRIAKLPTMAALLIKESVNQTVDAMGFTTALDGCFKIHQLNHAHWGEVTGGKLSYGTVEYGLDDWRATPEIPPAVKQRP